CATTGGATAAATCACCTAATTCATCATTCCGGTTCACTTTCACCTGATATTGATAATTTCCTTGGGTCAAGGCACGTGTACCATTGAGCAGACGTTGAATCGGCTTTTTAAAATAAGTCGCCAATAACAGGGAGGCAATCAGACTCGCCAAAATACTGAGTGCATAGACCAGAAATAAATAACGCTTCTGGTTACTGAAGAAATTAATACTGAGCGCATCATCCTGATCCAGAACCGGTTTTAAGCCCAAATAGCCAACAATCTGATTATTCACCATAATCGGGCGATAAGAAATCTGTTCATCTGAAGCCTCACCCACTACGAAACGACGCTTGGCATCATACAGTGAGAGACGTGAACTGAGGCCAAGACGGTCCGGCATCTGAATAAACTGTTTTTTACCAGTCGGTTGCTGGGCTGGCTGCTCACCATTTTTGCGATCAGTTCTAAACAGATTTTGATTAGAACTGAGCGGGAATTTCAGGCCTTCAAAAGGCTGAAACTGGGAGGGCAAATTAGATGCTAATAAACGTAATTCTTCTTCATTGACCTGACGTTGTGGCAGCTCTGGATCCACCATACTTGGTGCGACCTGAGCCAGGGTCTGTTCCTGAAAATAACGCTGCTGCAAGGCAATATCATACTGACGGCGCAGCCACCAGCGTGATAAACGGTCATAATCATCCGGCGCGGCTTCACCTTCCATCTGGAGAATCTGTGCCTGAATCGCATTGCCCCAGTCCTGATAGACTGCATAGACATCGGCCAGATTTTCAATCACATAATCCAGCTTCTGCATTTCGACATCGGCGACATAGCGGGCGAAATTACGCTGCATATTCAGATGCAATACACCTAGGCTCACCGTGGTAATGACCAGCGTGGTCAACAGCACGGTCAAAAATAGACGTAATGCAATGGGAATGCGGCGAATGTTCAAAATAGAAATCTCAATTTTTCTTCTATATTCATTATTGTAGCGAACACCGCAGCAAAAAACTCTTCATTGTTTCTACATCTTTATTGTTTAATCTTTAACGATCAAAAGAATCAGACCTTTAACGGGATTAATCATATGCAAACCATGACAAAAATAGCATTAATCAGTGCCAGTGTTTTATCGATGGGCGCTTTGACTGCCTGTCAATCTACCAGCAATGTCCCAAACAACGATCATCCCCACATGATGAAACATCATGAAGGTAAAAAACATCATCTAAGCCCTGAACAGCGTGAGCAGTTTAAAGCGAAACGTGCAGAACGCATGCAGTTTGCCAAACAGCTTCAACAGGCCTGCGACAATAAAGCCGTGGGTTCAGCCATTCAGGTCAAGAGTGGCGATAAAACCATAGACGGCACCTGCCAGATGGTCTTTAAAGCAGATCGTAAAGAGATGAAAAGCCATCGCGGTGAACATCGTGGCATGAAAGCTGAACATCATCCAATGCGTGCCGATATGCGTGGCGGCATGATGCGCGGTGAAGTCCTGACTGATGCCAAACGTGCAGAATTGACTAAACAGTTTGATCAGCGCCTCGCTCAACACCAGGCACATCAACAAGCCATGCTACAAGCCTGTCAAAGCAAAAAAGACGGGACAGCTGCACAGATCAAGATGGGCGAACAAACCATCAATGGCAAATGTCATGTTCGTTTTCAGCCTACAGCCTCTGCCTATTAATGCATAGGAATCAAGGCTTCACGACCAGCACCTTCGGGTGCTTTTTTATTGTGTGCTGTTTCATGCATACAGTTGACTATTCCTTTCCTACAAAATATGACTAAAGTCTTTATACTCAAGACCTTTAATGCATCATGCAGATTAATCTTTGACTTTACAGTCACCAAGAAAACACCCCGAAAAGCTTGTACCGCAGGGGAAGTTGTTGCACGATTAGATCATTCCAAACCGTGTCAGTGAAGACAGGTTTTAGTTCATCTAAGATTATAACGCTGGTTCAACCAGTATTGAGGAAACCGATATGCCACAATACAAAGCGCCTTTACGTGATATGCAATTTGTGTTGCATGAATTATTAAATGCTGAACAACACTATGCAAATCTCCCTGCATTCCAAGAAAACGTAAGCCGTGAGCTGGTAGATCAGTACTTAGAAGCTGCGGCCGACTTCTGTGAAAACGAATTGTCTCCAATCAACCAGACCGGTGACCGTGAAGGCTGCACCTGGAATGACGGCGTTGTCACTACTCCAACTGGTTTTAAAGAAGCGTACCAAAAATACATCGAGCTTGGCTTCCCTTCTCTTTCTGCTGAAGAGCAATACGGCGGTCAAGGCTTACCGAACTCTTTAGGTATCGCGATTTCTGAAATGGTCGGTACTGCGAACTGGGCATGGGGCATGTACCCTGGCCTGTCTCACGGTGCGGTTCGTACTTTAGAACACCATGGCTCAGCTGAACAAAAAGACACTTACCTGCCTAAACTGGTTTCAGGTGAGTGGACGGGTACCATGTGCTTAACTGAATCTCATGCAGGTTCTGATCTGGGTATTATCCGTACCAAAGCTGAACCGCAAGCAGACGGTAGCTACGCAATCTCTGGCGAGAAAATCTTTATCTCTGCTGGTGAACACGACATGGCTGAAAATATCATCCATATCGTACTTGCTCGCCTGCCAGGTGCACCGAAAGGTACTAAAGGTATCTCATTATTCATCGTGCCAAAATTCAACCTGAATGCTGACGGTTCGATTGGCGAGCGTAACGGTGTACGTTGTGGTTCGATCGAACACAAAATGGGTATTCACGGTAACGCGACTTGTGTCATCAACTTTGACAATGCTAAAGGCTTTCTGATCGGACCTGAAAACCGCGGTCTGAACTGCATGTTCACCTTCATGAACACAGCACGTATCGGTACAGCAGTTCAAGGTCTTGCAGCATCTGAAGGTTCATTCCAAGGCGCGCTTGCATACGCAAAAGACCGTCTGGCAATGCGCTCTTTAAGTGGCCCTAAAGCACCAGAAAAAGAAGCAGATCCAATCATTGTACATCCTGCTGTACGTAACATGCTGTTGACGCAAAAAGCATATGCAGAAGGCGGTCGTGCACTGGTTTATCTATTAGCACAATATGCTGACGTGGTTGAACATGCTGCAGAAGAAGCTGACCGTAAATTTGCGGACAACATCCTGTCATTGCTTACTCCTATTGCGAAAGCGTTCCTGACTGAAACCGGTTCTGAAGCTGCGAAACACGGTGTACAGGTATTTGGTGGTCACGGCTTTATTTCTGAGCACGGTATGGAGCAAATCGTACGTGATACACGTATCGCCTGCTTGTACGAAGGTACCACTGAAATTCAGGCACTAGACTTGTTAGGCCGTAAAGTATTGGGTACGCAAGGTGCAATGTTGAAAGACTTCACCAAGATCATCCATAAATTTGCTGAAGCGCACAAAGACAATGCTGCAATGAAAGAATTCGTTGAACCATTGGCTGCCTTGAACAAAGAATGGGGCGATCTCACTATGCAGATTGGTATGCGCGCGATGCAAAACCCTGAAGAAGTCGGTGCAGCTGCAGTTGATTACCTGTACTTCTCTGGTTATGTCACTCTAGCTTTCCTATGGGCACGTATGGCATTGGTTGCTCAGGAGCAACTGGCTGCTGGTACCACTGAGGTTGATTTCTACAATGCCAAAGTGACGACAGCACGCTTCTACTTCAAGAAAATCCTGCCACGCGTTCGTTCACACGTTGAAGTGATTGCGACAGGTGTAGAGCCATTGATGAACCTGGATGCGGAACACTTTGCATTCTAAGTTAGTCTCAGACTAACTACATCACAGAAAAAGGACGGTCAATCAACAGGCAGTCCTTTTTCTTTATAAAG
The nucleotide sequence above comes from Acinetobacter lwoffii. Encoded proteins:
- the baeS gene encoding sensor histidine kinase efflux regulator BaeS translates to MNIRRIPIALRLFLTVLLTTLVITTVSLGVLHLNMQRNFARYVADVEMQKLDYVIENLADVYAVYQDWGNAIQAQILQMEGEAAPDDYDRLSRWWLRRQYDIALQQRYFQEQTLAQVAPSMVDPELPQRQVNEEELRLLASNLPSQFQPFEGLKFPLSSNQNLFRTDRKNGEQPAQQPTGKKQFIQMPDRLGLSSRLSLYDAKRRFVVGEASDEQISYRPIMVNNQIVGYLGLKPVLDQDDALSINFFSNQKRYLFLVYALSILASLIASLLLATYFKKPIQRLLNGTRALTQGNYQYQVKVNRNDELGDLSNELNALAVILDQHETSRRQWVADTSHELKTPLAVLQAQIEAMQDGIRKPTPEHFASMLAQVNSLKKLTQDLAALAQVDAQQLQFYFSTVNPWEVVQQELINFQPNFEQAELTVTADGEGTELNLDLDRFKQIVANLLSNSIRYTEAGGQVHIHTTQDDKEWTLYIDDSPFGLTDEQLARIGERFYRVDDSRTRATGGTGLGLALSCKITQALGGSLSFAHSPLGGLRCKLSFPKQMKP
- a CDS encoding acyl-CoA dehydrogenase C-terminal domain-containing protein translates to MPQYKAPLRDMQFVLHELLNAEQHYANLPAFQENVSRELVDQYLEAAADFCENELSPINQTGDREGCTWNDGVVTTPTGFKEAYQKYIELGFPSLSAEEQYGGQGLPNSLGIAISEMVGTANWAWGMYPGLSHGAVRTLEHHGSAEQKDTYLPKLVSGEWTGTMCLTESHAGSDLGIIRTKAEPQADGSYAISGEKIFISAGEHDMAENIIHIVLARLPGAPKGTKGISLFIVPKFNLNADGSIGERNGVRCGSIEHKMGIHGNATCVINFDNAKGFLIGPENRGLNCMFTFMNTARIGTAVQGLAASEGSFQGALAYAKDRLAMRSLSGPKAPEKEADPIIVHPAVRNMLLTQKAYAEGGRALVYLLAQYADVVEHAAEEADRKFADNILSLLTPIAKAFLTETGSEAAKHGVQVFGGHGFISEHGMEQIVRDTRIACLYEGTTEIQALDLLGRKVLGTQGAMLKDFTKIIHKFAEAHKDNAAMKEFVEPLAALNKEWGDLTMQIGMRAMQNPEEVGAAAVDYLYFSGYVTLAFLWARMALVAQEQLAAGTTEVDFYNAKVTTARFYFKKILPRVRSHVEVIATGVEPLMNLDAEHFAF